GACGAGGACGTTGTCACCGGGTCGTATCGCCACCTCAGACTGTTCGGTGACGGAACACATGTGCGGGTGGTCGTTGGTACCCGGCTGTCGGTCATAAAGCTACGTGTCCCCGCAGCGAGCGTGGCCTGGTCGACCATGTTCGGGCGCCGGTCTCGCCGGGCGCGCGGTGTCGAACCCGTCCGGCCGAGCCGGTCGCCCCGGGCGGCCGCGCGGTCGCCGTCGACTCAGGAGTTGCGGACGAGCGGTTCGTACCACTCGCGGTTCGCCCGGTACCACTCGACGAACGCCTCGACGCCCTCGCGGATGGTGTAGGTCGGCTCGTAGCCGATCAGCTCGCCGGCCTTCGACACGTCGGCGTGGCTGTGGTCGGCGTCGACCTCGTAGGCGTCGGTGTACTCAAGGTCGAGCTCGGGCGCCAGCTGGTCGCGGATCTCCTCGGCGAGCGTCTCGATGTCGATGTTGTCGGTGCTGCCGACGTTCATCACCTCGCCGTCGGCGGCGTCGGTCTCGAGCAGCGTCCGGTTGGCCGCGAGGATGTCGTCGACGTAGGTCATGTCGCGGGTCTGGGAGCCGTCGCCGTAGATGACCGGCGGCTCGCCGTTCATGCAGCGCGAGACGAAGTTCGAGATGGCCATGTTCGGGCGCATCCGCGGGCCGTAGACGGTGAAATACCGCAGCGCGACCGCGGGGACGCCGTAGCGCTCGGCGTACACCATCGCGTAGCGCTCGCCGGCCAGCTTCGAGGTGCCGTAGGGGCTGATCGGCGTCGTGAGGTGGTCCTCGTCGTAGGG
Above is a genomic segment from Halosimplex halophilum containing:
- a CDS encoding NAD-dependent epimerase/dehydratase family protein; its protein translation is MRILVTGGAGFIGGHLAETFAGDGHDVVVLDNFDPYYDTRIKEHNVETAREAAAESDGSYELVEGDVRDAELVDDLVADAEYVYHQAAQAGVRTDYSPRKYDEVNVDGTLNVLDAARDHGVERLVFASSSSVYGKPRYLPYDEDHLTTPISPYGTSKLAGERYAMVYAERYGVPAVALRYFTVYGPRMRPNMAISNFVSRCMNGEPPVIYGDGSQTRDMTYVDDILAANRTLLETDAADGEVMNVGSTDNIDIETLAEEIRDQLAPELDLEYTDAYEVDADHSHADVSKAGELIGYEPTYTIREGVEAFVEWYRANREWYEPLVRNS